In one Corallococcus sp. EGB genomic region, the following are encoded:
- a CDS encoding RNA polymerase sigma factor, with protein MGTGGSLAPETSDEQLMLAFQAGDARAFEALVRKHRAPVFNFILRFVGHRARAEDVLQETWLKVVRSAREYEPKARFTTWLYTIARNLCVDSTRKESYRQATSLEAPSAGADGDEGRPLGEGLPDAGASPERGAHNARLRPLLERALGALPEEQREVFVLREYSGIPFKEIAEVTGVSENTVKSRMRYALEGLRRRLGELGVDGDLSEDGRTVAG; from the coding sequence ATGGGCACTGGGGGAAGTTTGGCACCCGAAACCTCAGACGAGCAGCTGATGCTCGCCTTCCAGGCGGGAGACGCGCGCGCGTTCGAAGCGTTGGTACGCAAGCACCGCGCGCCGGTGTTCAACTTCATCCTGCGCTTCGTGGGGCACCGGGCGCGGGCGGAGGACGTGCTGCAGGAGACCTGGCTCAAGGTCGTCCGCAGCGCCCGGGAATACGAGCCCAAGGCCCGGTTCACGACCTGGCTGTACACCATCGCGAGGAACCTCTGCGTGGACAGCACCCGCAAAGAGAGCTACCGCCAGGCGACGTCCCTGGAAGCCCCCTCGGCGGGTGCCGACGGCGACGAGGGACGTCCGCTGGGCGAGGGGCTGCCGGATGCCGGGGCCAGCCCGGAGCGCGGGGCGCACAACGCCCGGCTCCGGCCCCTGTTGGAGCGGGCCCTCGGGGCCCTTCCGGAGGAACAGCGCGAGGTGTTCGTGCTGCGCGAGTACAGCGGCATCCCGTTCAAGGAGATCGCCGAGGTGACGGGCGTGTCCGAGAACACGGTGAAGAGCCGGATGCGCTACGCGCTGGAGGGCCTGCGCCGCCGCCTGGGAGAGCTGGGCGTGGACGGCGACCTGTCGGAGGATGGAAGGACGGTGGCGGGATGA
- a CDS encoding ABC transporter ATP-binding protein translates to MSEPLVQVRDLKVHFPVKGGWLGRTRGTVRAVDGVSFDVARGETLGLVGESGCGKSTLGRAVLRLLDPTSGSIRVAGRELTGLSQRELRPLRRQMQLVFQDPYASLNPRMMVGDILAEPFAIHGLAKGKAREDEVLALLDAMGLPREARHRYPHEFSGGQRQRIGIARAIALRPDLVVADEPISALDVSIQAQIVNLLVDLQRERGLTYVFIAHDLKIVEYVSTRVAVMYLGRIVEVAPSRALYAGPRHPYTQALLSAVPVPDPERPRARLLLPGEPPSPLSPPSGCAFHPRCPHAMERCRLESPPLYPLGGGHAAACFLAEGDSRDMQHGPAVSASGGGAGVLAQPSSRG, encoded by the coding sequence ATGAGCGAACCCCTGGTCCAGGTGCGCGACCTCAAGGTCCACTTCCCGGTGAAGGGCGGGTGGCTGGGGCGAACGCGCGGCACGGTGCGCGCGGTGGACGGCGTGTCCTTCGACGTCGCCCGGGGCGAGACGCTGGGCCTGGTGGGGGAGAGCGGCTGCGGCAAGAGCACCCTGGGGCGCGCGGTGCTGCGCCTCCTCGACCCGACCTCCGGCTCCATCCGCGTGGCCGGGCGCGAGCTGACCGGGCTGTCCCAGCGCGAGCTGCGCCCGCTGCGCCGGCAGATGCAGCTCGTCTTCCAGGACCCGTACGCATCGCTCAACCCGCGCATGATGGTGGGCGACATCCTCGCGGAGCCCTTCGCCATCCACGGGCTCGCGAAGGGCAAGGCTCGCGAGGACGAGGTGCTGGCGCTGCTCGACGCCATGGGGCTGCCCCGCGAGGCGCGGCACCGCTACCCGCACGAGTTCTCCGGAGGCCAGCGTCAACGCATCGGCATCGCACGTGCCATCGCGTTGCGTCCGGACCTGGTGGTGGCGGACGAGCCCATCAGCGCGCTGGACGTCTCCATCCAGGCGCAGATCGTCAACCTGCTGGTGGACCTGCAGCGCGAGCGCGGGCTGACCTACGTCTTCATCGCGCACGACCTGAAGATCGTGGAGTACGTGTCCACGCGCGTGGCGGTGATGTACCTGGGCCGCATCGTGGAGGTCGCGCCGTCGCGGGCGCTGTACGCAGGTCCCCGCCATCCGTACACGCAGGCCCTGCTGTCCGCGGTGCCGGTGCCGGATCCGGAGCGTCCCCGGGCCCGGCTGCTCCTGCCGGGCGAGCCGCCTTCGCCCCTGTCTCCGCCGTCCGGCTGCGCCTTCCATCCGCGCTGCCCGCATGCGATGGAGCGCTGCCGCCTTGAATCACCGCCGCTGTATCCCCTGGGGGGAGGCCATGCCGCGGCGTGCTTCCTGGCCGAAGGGGATTCGCGCGACATGCAGCACGGGCCCGCTGTTTCCGCGTCCGGAGGAGGTGCCGGTGTTCTGGCTCAGCCATCATCACGCGGATGA
- a CDS encoding type II secretion system F family protein: MLAGIVLLLVTGSVFFFSLVIFSVLSKAYEQYQERYVAKSMNDLSDMFLFIDARQMLILNIACMCLLGILSYIVFNPILAVLATIFGFFLPMLLVKHYRKRRIKKFNVQLVDALQAMANAFKAGLTFPQAIEHVAREAMPPLSQEFGLFVKEVKLGVPLEEALINMGRRVGSDDLELVVVSTNIARQLGGNMAEMFETISTVIRERFRLEGKIDALTSQGKLQGWIVAAMPAVLGMVLNYMRPDLMEPMMNHIFGYILVTLIAIMEIMGILIIRRIVNIDI; encoded by the coding sequence ATGCTCGCAGGTATCGTCCTCCTTCTCGTCACCGGCTCGGTCTTCTTCTTCAGCCTGGTGATCTTCAGCGTCCTGTCGAAGGCGTATGAGCAGTACCAGGAGCGGTACGTCGCCAAGTCGATGAACGACTTGAGCGACATGTTCCTCTTCATCGACGCGCGGCAGATGTTGATCCTCAACATCGCCTGCATGTGCCTCCTGGGCATCCTCAGCTACATCGTCTTCAACCCCATCCTGGCGGTGCTGGCGACCATCTTCGGCTTCTTCCTGCCGATGCTGCTCGTGAAGCACTACCGCAAGCGCCGCATCAAGAAGTTCAACGTGCAGCTGGTGGACGCGCTGCAGGCCATGGCCAACGCGTTCAAGGCCGGCCTCACGTTCCCGCAGGCCATCGAGCACGTGGCGCGCGAGGCGATGCCGCCCCTGTCCCAGGAGTTCGGCCTCTTCGTGAAGGAAGTGAAGCTGGGCGTGCCGCTGGAGGAGGCGCTCATCAACATGGGCCGCCGCGTGGGCAGCGACGACCTGGAGCTGGTGGTGGTGTCCACCAACATCGCGCGCCAGCTGGGCGGCAACATGGCGGAGATGTTCGAGACCATCTCCACGGTGATCCGCGAGCGCTTCCGTCTGGAAGGCAAGATCGACGCGCTGACGTCCCAGGGCAAGCTTCAGGGGTGGATCGTCGCGGCCATGCCGGCGGTGCTGGGCATGGTGCTCAACTACATGCGTCCGGACCTGATGGAGCCGATGATGAACCACATCTTCGGCTACATCCTGGTGACCCTGATCGCCATCATGGAGATCATGGGCATCCTCATCATCCGCCGCATCGTCAACATCGACATCTGA
- a CDS encoding anti-sigma factor yields MSAQNVHAHEDRLLDFAYGELPASEAQVLEQHVQGCARCTKALADIRGVRTTMAQLSAEPAPDAGLESLLAYAEQAARRAAAGPEPKPSRWRRWLLPAVGVAMVSTFGLLSLTISQNLQLEPNLSQKAAPVAAKAEEWDKRQPTATMAPAPTAVKEASSEGAADALAAVSPAPMDEKFDRNQAEAELKGAARPSDWMNAGSGGALLERRRSYDDAPKKKVAKAVRDADNEFAPLEPAAGALPAEMASSLKEEKSDGYLAGKVVPAPRRATAAGADTALAAKDDSLRLGAKAYGRGLAADDADEGGASASASPPPPAAAAPQAQSVTMAPGTPGSIGGAAPPEPASPRASTAKPVPVGKAASDKAMTARDLSAQAQAAAERGDRASEARLLRAALAAGANGSERLALLSRLCESESVQGRTREAAAVCGQIISEAPDSSAAQLAQRRLRQATPPAAPSKAAPAQPAQ; encoded by the coding sequence ATGAGTGCCCAGAATGTCCATGCGCACGAGGACCGGCTCCTCGACTTCGCCTACGGCGAGCTGCCCGCGTCGGAAGCCCAGGTGCTGGAGCAGCACGTCCAGGGCTGTGCGCGCTGCACGAAGGCGCTGGCGGACATCCGCGGCGTGCGCACCACCATGGCGCAGCTGTCGGCCGAACCCGCGCCGGACGCGGGCCTGGAGTCGCTGCTCGCGTACGCGGAGCAGGCCGCGCGCCGCGCCGCCGCGGGGCCCGAGCCGAAGCCCTCGCGCTGGCGCCGCTGGCTGCTGCCTGCGGTGGGCGTGGCCATGGTGAGCACCTTCGGCCTCCTCTCGCTGACCATCAGCCAGAACCTCCAGCTGGAGCCGAACCTGTCGCAGAAGGCCGCTCCGGTCGCGGCGAAGGCGGAGGAGTGGGACAAGCGCCAGCCGACCGCGACGATGGCGCCTGCCCCCACTGCCGTGAAGGAGGCTTCCTCCGAGGGCGCCGCGGATGCGCTGGCGGCCGTCTCACCCGCGCCGATGGATGAGAAGTTCGACCGGAATCAGGCGGAGGCGGAGCTCAAGGGCGCGGCCCGTCCGTCGGACTGGATGAACGCGGGCAGCGGCGGCGCGCTCCTGGAGCGGCGCCGCTCGTACGACGACGCCCCGAAGAAGAAGGTGGCCAAGGCCGTCCGCGACGCGGACAACGAGTTCGCGCCGCTCGAACCGGCCGCGGGGGCTCTGCCAGCGGAGATGGCTTCATCGCTGAAGGAAGAGAAGTCCGACGGCTACCTGGCCGGAAAGGTCGTCCCCGCGCCGCGGCGTGCGACGGCGGCAGGCGCGGACACCGCGCTGGCCGCGAAGGACGACTCGCTGCGGTTGGGCGCGAAGGCCTATGGCCGGGGGCTCGCCGCGGACGACGCGGACGAGGGGGGCGCGAGCGCTTCCGCGTCGCCGCCGCCTCCTGCGGCCGCCGCGCCCCAGGCCCAGTCCGTGACCATGGCCCCCGGCACCCCGGGCTCCATTGGCGGGGCCGCGCCCCCGGAGCCCGCGTCCCCCCGGGCGTCGACCGCGAAGCCCGTGCCCGTGGGGAAGGCCGCCTCCGACAAGGCGATGACGGCGCGCGATCTGTCCGCCCAGGCCCAGGCCGCCGCGGAGCGGGGCGACCGTGCCAGCGAGGCCCGGCTGCTGCGCGCCGCGCTCGCGGCTGGAGCCAACGGCAGCGAGCGGTTGGCGCTGCTCTCCCGCCTCTGTGAGTCCGAGTCCGTCCAGGGCCGGACCCGGGAGGCCGCCGCCGTCTGCGGGCAGATCATCTCCGAGGCCCCGGACTCCAGCGCGGCCCAGCTGGCCCAGCGCCGCCTGCGTCAGGCCACGCCCCCCGCGGCTCCGTCCAAGGCGGCCCCCGCCCAGCCCGCGCAGTAG
- the cpaB gene encoding Flp pilus assembly protein CpaB: protein MLKGKTPLVVALVLGLLAGIVAYSAIKKKEADVRRGWNLVPVVVAGQDMPEGSVITYEMISQRSVPEQFVTSSVVKPDSANYIVNQKVLVALQAGDPILWSQFETTKAAERLSTKVQKKARAITIEAKQTTAVGGWIRPNDHVDIIGTFRDPQTDESVAVTLLQNIIVVATGKITGTTNINLIPENQREYSNVSLMVLPEEAEILVLAAELGNLTLSLRNEDDVDLIEERGRATISTLLSGERTRVLEQKRREIITVIRGGGGEKASAGTP from the coding sequence ATGTTGAAGGGTAAGACCCCACTCGTCGTCGCACTGGTGCTCGGTTTGCTCGCGGGCATCGTGGCCTACTCGGCCATCAAGAAGAAGGAAGCCGATGTGCGCCGCGGGTGGAACCTGGTTCCCGTGGTGGTGGCGGGGCAGGACATGCCCGAGGGCTCGGTCATCACGTATGAGATGATCTCCCAGCGCTCCGTGCCGGAGCAGTTCGTCACCTCGTCGGTGGTGAAGCCGGACTCCGCCAACTACATCGTGAACCAGAAGGTGCTGGTGGCGCTGCAGGCCGGCGACCCCATCCTCTGGAGCCAGTTCGAGACCACGAAGGCCGCCGAGCGCCTGTCCACGAAGGTGCAGAAGAAGGCGCGCGCCATCACCATCGAGGCGAAGCAGACCACCGCGGTGGGCGGGTGGATCCGCCCGAACGACCACGTGGACATCATCGGCACGTTCCGCGATCCGCAGACGGACGAGAGCGTCGCGGTGACGCTGCTGCAGAACATCATCGTCGTGGCCACGGGCAAGATCACCGGTACCACGAACATCAACCTCATCCCGGAGAACCAGCGCGAGTACAGCAACGTCTCGCTGATGGTGCTGCCGGAAGAGGCGGAGATCCTCGTGCTGGCGGCGGAGCTCGGCAACCTGACGCTGTCCCTGCGCAACGAGGACGACGTGGACCTCATCGAGGAGCGTGGCCGCGCCACCATCAGCACGCTGCTCTCCGGTGAGCGCACCCGCGTGCTGGAGCAGAAGCGCCGGGAGATCATCACGGTCATCCGGGGCGGCGGCGGCGAGAAGGCCTCGGCCGGCACTCCGTAG
- a CDS encoding type II secretion system F family protein → MGGSVLLTAGAVAFLGIGLYTNVLERFLTEVRDESAGGMKGAGSVAVRKLGAMNRRFMWPSYESKTRRKLIKAGEPSQYKPEDIMALQEVSAFFALLAGLFVVNGIGANLAWSLLVMLLGLFYPLIWLNDQVKRRHLAISRALPYNLDLLTLSVEAGMDFTGALAKVVEKGRQGPLREELQLVLKQLKMGKTREEALKSMIMRVDLPSLTTFVTALIQADKMGTSLGKVLRIQSTQMRIDRTQRAEKLAGEAPVKMLFPLIACIFPTVFMVLFGPIVFQFMFGNVGG, encoded by the coding sequence ATGGGCGGCTCGGTACTGCTGACCGCGGGCGCGGTGGCGTTCCTGGGCATCGGCCTGTACACCAACGTCCTGGAGCGCTTCCTCACGGAGGTGCGGGACGAGTCCGCTGGCGGCATGAAGGGCGCGGGCTCCGTCGCCGTCCGCAAGCTGGGCGCGATGAACCGGCGCTTCATGTGGCCGAGCTACGAGTCCAAGACGCGCCGCAAGCTGATCAAGGCGGGCGAGCCGTCGCAGTACAAGCCCGAGGACATCATGGCGTTGCAGGAGGTGAGCGCGTTCTTCGCGTTGCTCGCCGGCCTGTTCGTCGTCAACGGCATTGGCGCGAACCTGGCGTGGTCGCTGCTGGTGATGCTCCTGGGCCTGTTCTATCCGCTCATCTGGTTGAACGATCAGGTGAAGCGCCGTCACCTGGCCATCAGCCGCGCGCTCCCGTACAACCTGGACCTGCTGACGCTGTCGGTGGAAGCGGGCATGGACTTCACGGGCGCGCTGGCGAAGGTGGTGGAGAAGGGCCGCCAGGGTCCGCTGCGCGAGGAGCTGCAGCTGGTGCTCAAGCAGCTCAAGATGGGCAAGACGCGCGAAGAGGCCTTGAAGAGCATGATCATGCGCGTGGACCTGCCGTCGCTGACGACGTTCGTCACGGCGCTGATCCAGGCGGACAAGATGGGCACGAGCCTGGGCAAGGTGCTGCGCATCCAGTCCACGCAGATGCGCATCGACCGCACGCAGCGCGCGGAGAAGCTGGCCGGCGAGGCCCCGGTGAAGATGCTGTTCCCGCTGATCGCCTGCATCTTCCCGACGGTGTTCATGGTGCTCTTCGGGCCCATCGTGTTCCAGTTCATGTTCGGCAACGTCGGGGGCTAG
- a CDS encoding FHA domain-containing protein, with amino-acid sequence MKIGRTSENDLVLHDHGVSRRHARITARDGRYFAEDVGSANGTHLNGQLLSGEKQLRDGDRITVGPVEFTFVWMPPDGDDDVTRPIRRVLAPPHAKVSPQGVEQASLAEIEAAPTSYQQSMPAMARPASPPRPAATVPSGKAVPTPVMPAAVTPPKRPSAPDLPAVGGPTPVKAPPVPPVLGAATPGRSPPVLRAPALGTAPVRPPPVLGGSASGASAAGKVPGSPPVLASSGPSASAPSRTPAGPPVLGAAAPPAGSPAKAPAGPVVGSASPVNKAPGASTPVRASGPGLPAINGSGAGRPPVLDAPATLAVEPAHITALELPAVGAPASTEPVSAKRNGVSSPPGVGTPGPNRPSPDRGASRASTAPGVGASSGSGLPLMTPPGLMAPPPPARPPVTPPSNDLAPVVPEEPEERTLMAIPTVDSPGPVSVPAPELPIAVMDEPEERTLMAIQATPAAPPPGGVPSHEAVSALSAPALEEPEERTLMAIQATPEAPPPVDAPPPRDDAFALPPPTMEEPEERTVLDLRPITPVSPLVSPPVRVASAAPAAPPSDSREPATFVGQDHDVDAAPEETRASGTFAGQEPPIAAAAVPEAPQARLAPVPPPPPEPVTQVGRRQHAVPPPALDPGPPPGAAPLLAPTPSADGEGEGTQPLPPDREDPSIQLVPNGPVTVVAKVEPSSAADKARKRRQLGKSLAGQFQLFWQRQSLPKRIAFVSVSAVVVLAGVTLLAALAMPTAIRLPGREPFTLGMDPVPDSFGLGQGVRWVHADDKLFDFRFVSPTRAVAVLHYQASDIARDEVNLSLNGVSLGWVPPDTAQTAERELEHVLPPSLLRRNANNQLLFDNALNPPGHDPWRIWNLRLEIIPVPELPPDQLVASARELAKSGARFYELKDVGAENLFKSWRDYRAAWITLEALDEKPELYDDVRERIAQISMELDHRCSQLMMQFQRAVQFRSRRDAVATLEDVRRRFPTAEHRCHNLALEKAYEHEL; translated from the coding sequence GTGAAGATCGGCCGGACCTCGGAGAACGACCTGGTGCTGCATGACCACGGTGTCTCCCGTCGTCATGCGCGCATCACCGCGAGGGATGGGCGCTATTTCGCCGAGGACGTAGGCAGCGCGAACGGCACGCACCTCAACGGCCAGCTGCTGAGCGGTGAGAAGCAGCTGCGCGACGGGGACCGCATCACCGTGGGGCCGGTGGAGTTCACCTTCGTGTGGATGCCGCCGGACGGGGACGACGACGTCACCCGGCCCATCCGGCGGGTGCTCGCGCCGCCGCACGCGAAGGTGTCGCCGCAGGGCGTGGAGCAGGCGTCGCTCGCGGAGATCGAAGCGGCGCCCACGAGCTACCAGCAGTCGATGCCAGCCATGGCGAGGCCCGCTTCTCCGCCGCGTCCCGCCGCCACCGTGCCCTCAGGGAAGGCAGTGCCCACGCCCGTGATGCCGGCGGCGGTGACTCCACCGAAGCGCCCCTCTGCTCCAGATCTGCCCGCGGTGGGGGGCCCCACGCCAGTCAAGGCTCCACCGGTGCCCCCGGTCCTGGGGGCTGCCACTCCGGGCAGGAGTCCTCCGGTGCTGCGGGCTCCCGCGTTGGGGACCGCGCCGGTCAGGCCCCCTCCGGTGCTGGGGGGCTCCGCGTCCGGAGCGTCTGCCGCGGGCAAGGTCCCCGGCTCGCCTCCGGTGTTGGCGTCCTCGGGGCCTTCCGCGAGCGCGCCGTCCAGAACTCCCGCGGGGCCACCGGTGTTGGGGGCTGCCGCTCCTCCCGCGGGTTCGCCGGCCAAGGCGCCCGCGGGACCTGTCGTGGGCAGCGCCTCGCCGGTGAACAAGGCTCCGGGAGCATCCACCCCTGTCAGGGCCTCCGGGCCGGGACTGCCAGCGATCAATGGCTCGGGGGCCGGCCGCCCTCCCGTGTTGGACGCGCCGGCCACGCTTGCCGTGGAGCCCGCCCACATCACGGCGCTGGAGCTTCCGGCGGTGGGCGCTCCTGCCTCGACGGAGCCTGTTTCCGCGAAGCGGAATGGTGTCTCGAGCCCGCCCGGTGTTGGCACGCCGGGACCGAACCGGCCTTCGCCGGATCGCGGCGCCTCGCGTGCGTCCACGGCACCAGGCGTTGGGGCCTCCTCCGGGTCCGGCCTTCCGTTGATGACGCCGCCGGGGCTCATGGCTCCGCCACCCCCGGCGCGCCCTCCCGTCACGCCGCCCTCCAATGACCTGGCGCCCGTGGTGCCGGAGGAACCGGAGGAACGCACGCTGATGGCGATTCCCACCGTGGATTCGCCTGGGCCCGTCTCCGTGCCGGCCCCCGAGCTGCCCATCGCGGTGATGGACGAGCCGGAGGAGCGCACGCTGATGGCGATTCAGGCGACCCCGGCAGCGCCGCCTCCGGGGGGAGTGCCATCGCACGAGGCCGTGTCCGCGCTCTCCGCGCCGGCCCTGGAGGAGCCTGAAGAGCGCACGCTGATGGCGATTCAGGCGACCCCGGAAGCGCCACCTCCGGTGGACGCGCCGCCGCCACGGGACGACGCGTTTGCGCTGCCCCCTCCGACGATGGAGGAGCCCGAGGAGCGCACGGTCCTCGACCTCCGGCCCATCACCCCGGTCAGCCCGCTCGTGTCCCCGCCGGTGCGTGTCGCGAGCGCGGCACCGGCCGCACCCCCGTCGGACTCCCGCGAGCCCGCGACCTTCGTCGGCCAGGACCATGACGTCGATGCGGCTCCCGAGGAGACCCGTGCCTCGGGGACCTTCGCGGGCCAGGAACCGCCCATCGCCGCCGCGGCGGTTCCGGAGGCACCGCAGGCCCGGCTCGCTCCCGTCCCGCCGCCTCCGCCGGAGCCGGTGACGCAGGTGGGCCGCCGGCAGCACGCCGTGCCTCCTCCGGCGCTGGACCCCGGCCCGCCGCCGGGCGCGGCCCCCTTGCTGGCACCCACGCCCTCCGCGGACGGGGAGGGCGAAGGCACCCAGCCGCTCCCGCCCGACCGGGAGGACCCGTCCATCCAGCTCGTGCCCAACGGCCCGGTGACGGTCGTCGCGAAGGTCGAGCCCTCGTCCGCCGCGGACAAGGCGCGCAAGCGGCGTCAGTTGGGCAAGTCGCTCGCTGGCCAGTTCCAGCTCTTCTGGCAGCGCCAGTCACTGCCCAAGCGCATCGCCTTCGTGTCGGTGTCGGCGGTGGTGGTGCTGGCGGGGGTGACGCTGCTCGCGGCGCTCGCGATGCCGACCGCCATCCGCCTCCCGGGACGCGAGCCCTTCACGCTGGGCATGGATCCGGTACCGGACTCCTTCGGCCTGGGCCAGGGCGTGCGCTGGGTCCACGCCGACGACAAGCTCTTCGACTTCCGCTTCGTGTCCCCGACCCGCGCGGTGGCGGTGCTGCACTATCAGGCCAGCGACATCGCCCGGGACGAGGTCAACCTGTCCCTCAACGGCGTGTCCCTGGGCTGGGTGCCTCCAGACACGGCGCAGACCGCCGAGCGCGAACTGGAGCACGTCCTCCCCCCCAGCCTCCTGCGCCGCAACGCCAACAACCAGCTCCTCTTCGACAACGCCCTCAACCCGCCCGGCCATGACCCCTGGCGCATCTGGAACCTGCGCCTGGAGATCATCCCGGTGCCCGAGCTGCCACCCGACCAGTTGGTCGCTTCCGCCCGGGAGCTGGCGAAGTCCGGGGCCCGCTTCTACGAGCTCAAGGATGTGGGCGCGGAGAACCTGTTCAAGTCGTGGCGGGACTACCGGGCCGCGTGGATCACCCTGGAAGCGCTCGACGAGAAGCCGGAGCTGTACGACGACGTCCGGGAGCGGATCGCCCAGATTTCAATGGAGCTGGACCACCGCTGCAGCCAGCTGATGATGCAGTTCCAGCGGGCGGTTCAGTTCCGAAGCCGACGGGACGCGGTCGCCACCTTGGAAGACGTGCGGAGACGCTTCCCTACGGCCGAGCATCGCTGCCACAATCTCGCGCTGGAAAAAGCCTATGAGCACGAGCTTTAA
- a CDS encoding ABC transporter ATP-binding protein, protein MTGAAPSPGAPAPLLDVRGLVTQLSLPRGTVRAVDGVSFTVPPGGTLGVVGESGCGKSLTALSVMRLVPQPPGRVVGGEVRFRGEDLLALPEKEMRRVRGRHVAMVFQEPMTSLNPVFTVGEQIGEGVRLHLGATRAQARERAVEMLRQVGIPAPGERVDAYPHQLSGGMRQRVMIAMALACDPALLIADEPTTALDVTIQAQILELLKRLQAERHMAVMLITHDLGVVAGSCDAVVVMYAGRIVEQAPVRELFARPAHPYTAGLLRSIPSLHDAGAAADGGRQRLKAIPGMVPSLTALPSGCAYRDRCDRASELCARVTPVLEPKRGGQSAACHHPVPAP, encoded by the coding sequence GTGACCGGTGCCGCGCCGTCCCCCGGGGCCCCGGCCCCGCTCCTGGACGTGCGGGGGCTCGTCACCCAGCTGTCGCTCCCGCGCGGCACGGTGCGCGCGGTGGACGGCGTGTCCTTCACCGTTCCTCCCGGCGGCACGCTCGGGGTGGTGGGGGAGAGCGGCTGCGGCAAGAGCCTCACGGCGCTGTCGGTGATGCGGCTCGTCCCCCAGCCACCTGGCCGCGTGGTGGGCGGCGAGGTGCGCTTCCGGGGCGAGGACCTGCTGGCCCTGCCGGAGAAGGAGATGCGCCGCGTGCGCGGGCGGCACGTGGCCATGGTCTTCCAGGAGCCCATGACGTCGCTCAACCCGGTGTTCACCGTGGGCGAGCAGATTGGCGAGGGCGTCCGGCTGCACCTGGGCGCCACCAGGGCGCAGGCCCGCGAGCGCGCGGTGGAGATGCTCCGGCAGGTGGGCATCCCGGCGCCCGGCGAGCGCGTGGATGCGTATCCGCACCAGCTCTCCGGCGGCATGCGCCAGCGCGTGATGATCGCCATGGCGCTCGCGTGTGATCCGGCGCTGCTCATCGCGGACGAGCCCACCACGGCGCTGGACGTCACCATCCAGGCGCAGATCCTGGAGCTGCTCAAGCGCCTCCAGGCCGAGCGCCACATGGCGGTGATGCTGATCACCCACGACCTGGGCGTGGTGGCGGGGAGCTGCGACGCGGTGGTGGTGATGTACGCGGGCCGCATCGTGGAGCAGGCCCCGGTGCGCGAGCTGTTCGCGCGGCCCGCGCACCCGTACACGGCGGGCCTCCTGCGCTCCATCCCGTCGCTGCACGACGCGGGCGCGGCGGCGGACGGCGGGCGTCAGCGGCTGAAGGCCATTCCCGGCATGGTGCCGTCGCTCACCGCGCTGCCGTCCGGCTGCGCGTACCGGGACCGCTGCGACCGCGCCTCGGAGCTGTGCGCCCGCGTCACGCCCGTGCTGGAGCCGAAGCGCGGAGGCCAGTCCGCCGCCTGCCACCACCCGGTGCCCGCGCCATGA
- a CDS encoding DUF2085 domain-containing protein has product MFWLSHHHADEYNRTYLLAGARVCARCLGTYPVLAAVFVGLFALKAPLQWEWDVPVVLALTLPALGDWAVGRFRPASGSNAVRTLTGVLLGLALGRSLYVHVQRPLPAVLLAQALLVTAVAVPVILATYRRPRPE; this is encoded by the coding sequence GTGTTCTGGCTCAGCCATCATCACGCGGATGAGTACAACCGCACGTACCTGCTCGCGGGCGCGCGCGTGTGCGCGCGGTGCCTGGGCACGTACCCGGTGCTCGCCGCCGTCTTCGTCGGGCTGTTCGCGCTGAAGGCGCCGCTCCAGTGGGAGTGGGACGTGCCGGTGGTGCTGGCGCTCACGCTGCCCGCGCTCGGGGACTGGGCGGTGGGACGCTTCCGGCCCGCTTCCGGTTCCAACGCGGTGCGCACGTTGACGGGCGTCCTGCTGGGGCTGGCTCTTGGCCGCTCGCTGTACGTCCATGTGCAGCGCCCGCTACCGGCGGTGCTGCTGGCGCAGGCACTTCTGGTGACAGCGGTTGCCGTCCCTGTCATTCTCGCCACTTACCGGCGGCCACGGCCGGAATAG